One Entomomonas asaccharolytica DNA segment encodes these proteins:
- a CDS encoding HAD family hydrolase produces the protein MRFEAILFDMDGTVLDSAPDFIAISQQMLNRHGLPAVADEKIRQVISGGAKAMVTAAFDMTEDDPRFESLRLEFLELYLQSCAVHSCLYQGIDKLLTDIEKANIKWGIVTNKPVRFAEPILERLGLTERCAVLVCPEHVAYCKPSPEPLLLAAEQLAIDPQTILYVGDDKRDIDSGNAAGCKTLAVCYGYVHPQDNPHHWGAGAVVNTVAELQQVIDRAICGC, from the coding sequence ATGAGGTTTGAGGCTATATTATTTGATATGGATGGCACAGTATTAGACTCTGCCCCAGACTTTATAGCTATTAGCCAGCAGATGTTAAATAGACATGGCTTACCCGCAGTGGCTGATGAAAAGATTAGGCAGGTGATATCGGGCGGAGCTAAAGCAATGGTGACAGCTGCTTTTGATATGACTGAAGATGATCCACGGTTTGAATCATTGCGTTTAGAGTTTTTAGAACTTTATTTGCAGTCCTGCGCAGTTCATTCTTGTTTATATCAGGGAATTGATAAGCTATTAACGGATATTGAAAAAGCGAATATAAAATGGGGAATTGTTACTAATAAGCCTGTAAGGTTTGCTGAACCTATTTTAGAGCGCTTAGGGTTAACAGAGCGTTGTGCGGTCTTAGTATGCCCAGAGCATGTGGCGTACTGTAAACCCAGTCCAGAACCTTTATTATTAGCGGCTGAACAACTAGCTATCGATCCACAAACTATCTTGTATGTGGGGGATGATAAGCGTGATATTGATTCTGGTAATGCCGCAGGTTGTAAAACATTAGCTGTTTGTTATGGTTATGTACATCCACAGGATAATCCACATCATTGGGGTGCTGGCGCTGTTGTCAACACGGTTGCAGAGTTACAGCAGGTGATTGATAGAGCTATTTGTGGTTGTTAA
- a CDS encoding SDR family NAD(P)-dependent oxidoreductase: protein MVLYFFQSKLWRNITMHISFENKVALVTGGASGMGLATARAFAKSGASVVIVDINQQAAKQAAEDLVKAGHSAIGIACDVADETQVKTMVEQIVATYGRLDAAYNNAGIQSPVVETADANGKDFERVMAVNLRGIWNCMKYKLIQMRKQGSGAIVNCSSLGGLVGIANRAVYHASKHGVIGLTKSAALEYAARGIQINAVCPGIIDTPMVEDMLVTQKEAMQELMKEIAINRLGRAEEIAATVLWLCSPAASYIIGQAIAVDGGYTVK from the coding sequence ATGGTGCTATATTTTTTCCAAAGCAAATTATGGAGAAATATAACCATGCATATATCATTTGAAAATAAAGTAGCATTAGTGACTGGTGGCGCTTCTGGTATGGGGTTAGCAACAGCTAGAGCATTTGCAAAATCGGGTGCCTCTGTGGTTATTGTAGATATTAATCAGCAGGCAGCAAAACAAGCAGCTGAAGATTTAGTAAAAGCAGGACATTCCGCTATAGGTATAGCGTGTGATGTGGCTGATGAAACACAAGTAAAAACAATGGTAGAACAAATTGTTGCTACATATGGTCGATTAGATGCTGCTTATAATAATGCAGGCATACAAAGCCCCGTAGTAGAAACAGCAGATGCTAATGGTAAAGATTTTGAACGGGTTATGGCGGTTAACTTACGTGGTATTTGGAACTGCATGAAGTACAAGCTTATCCAAATGCGTAAACAAGGTAGCGGCGCCATTGTTAATTGCTCTTCACTAGGTGGGCTTGTGGGAATTGCTAATCGAGCTGTTTATCACGCTTCCAAGCATGGTGTTATCGGATTAACTAAAAGTGCTGCACTTGAATATGCGGCTAGGGGCATCCAAATAAACGCAGTTTGTCCAGGTATTATTGATACACCGATGGTAGAGGATATGCTTGTCACCCAAAAAGAAGCCATGCAGGAACTTATGAAAGAAATTGCAATTAATCGATTAGGCCGTGCAGAGGAAATCGCGGCAACCGTGCTTTGGTTATGTAGCCCAGCAGCCAGTTATATTATTGGTCAGGCCATTGCGGTGGATGGTGGTTATACAGTTAAGTAA
- the fpr gene encoding ferredoxin-NADP reductase — protein sequence MSKMATERVLSVHHWNDTLFSFKTTRDPGLRFQNGQFVMIGLEVDGKPLMRAYSIASPNYEDHLEFYSIKVQDGPLTSRLQHLKVGDELLVSRKPTGTLITGDLLPGKNVYFLSTGTGLAPFMSLIQDPEVYERFEKVILVHGVRNISELGYYDFISKQLPENEFFGDMVKEKLIYYPTVTREPFTNNGRLTDLMRIGKLFKDIGLPPINPEHDRAMVCGSPSMLEETCQVLDSFGLKISPRMGDPADYLIERAFVEK from the coding sequence ATGAGTAAAATGGCCACAGAGCGTGTGCTAAGCGTTCATCATTGGAATGACACGTTATTTAGTTTTAAGACAACGCGTGATCCTGGTTTACGTTTTCAAAATGGCCAATTTGTCATGATCGGTTTAGAAGTAGATGGTAAACCGTTAATGCGTGCTTATAGTATTGCCAGTCCAAATTATGAAGATCATTTAGAGTTTTATAGTATTAAAGTACAAGATGGTCCATTGACTTCTCGTTTACAACATTTAAAAGTAGGTGATGAACTGTTAGTGAGTCGTAAACCTACAGGTACATTAATTACTGGTGACTTATTACCTGGTAAGAATGTCTATTTTCTCAGTACAGGCACAGGCTTAGCACCTTTTATGAGCCTTATTCAAGACCCTGAAGTATATGAGCGTTTTGAAAAAGTAATCTTAGTACATGGTGTACGTAATATCAGTGAATTAGGTTACTACGATTTTATAAGCAAACAATTACCAGAAAATGAATTCTTTGGTGATATGGTTAAAGAAAAGTTAATTTACTATCCTACAGTGACTCGTGAGCCTTTTACTAATAATGGTCGGCTTACTGACTTAATGCGTATTGGTAAATTATTTAAAGATATTGGTTTACCTCCCATTAATCCAGAACATGATCGTGCTATGGTATGTGGTAGTCCTTCGATGCTTGAAGAAACTTGCCAAGTGCTCGATAGTTTTGGATTGAAAATTTCACCACGTATGGGCGATCCTGCTGATTATTTAATTGAACGTGCGTTTGTTGAAAAATAA
- the ubiG gene encoding bifunctional 2-polyprenyl-6-hydroxyphenol methylase/3-demethylubiquinol 3-O-methyltransferase UbiG has product MSNNNVDNAEIAKFEALASRWWDRESEFKPLHDINPLRINWIEEHISLAGRKVLDVGCGGGILSEGMAKRGAKVTGIDMGDAPLSVAKLHQLESQVEVEYFKSTAEAFAEEHAGEYDIVTCLEMIEHVPDPASVIRACRKLVKSNGYIFLSTINRNPKSYLFAIVGAEYVLRLLPRGTHDYQKFVKPSELGLWCREAGLAVQDMIGLVYNPLSKTYKLAEDVSVNYMIQTQRID; this is encoded by the coding sequence ATGAGTAACAATAACGTAGACAATGCAGAAATCGCTAAATTTGAGGCATTAGCGAGTCGTTGGTGGGATCGTGAGAGCGAATTCAAGCCACTGCATGATATTAATCCATTAAGAATTAATTGGATTGAAGAACATATCAGTTTAGCAGGTAGAAAAGTTTTAGATGTTGGCTGTGGTGGTGGAATTCTTAGCGAAGGTATGGCTAAGCGTGGCGCTAAAGTGACAGGTATTGATATGGGTGATGCGCCTTTATCAGTAGCAAAATTACACCAGTTAGAATCTCAAGTTGAGGTTGAATACTTTAAGAGTACAGCTGAAGCTTTTGCTGAAGAGCATGCAGGGGAATATGATATTGTTACGTGTTTAGAAATGATAGAACATGTTCCTGATCCTGCCTCGGTGATTAGAGCTTGTCGTAAACTCGTTAAGTCAAATGGGTATATATTCTTATCTACCATTAACCGTAATCCTAAATCCTACTTATTTGCGATAGTGGGTGCTGAATATGTACTTCGCTTGTTACCAAGAGGTACCCATGACTATCAAAAATTTGTTAAGCCTTCTGAATTAGGCTTATGGTGTCGTGAGGCAGGTTTAGCAGTGCAGGATATGATAGGCCTCGTTTATAATCCATTATCAAAAACATATAAACTAGCTGAAGATGTCAGTGTAAATTATATGATTCAAACGCAACGTATAGATTAA
- the secG gene encoding preprotein translocase subunit SecG, whose protein sequence is MLLESVIVIVHLLVAIAVIVLVLLQHGKGADMGASFGSGASNTVFGSQGSANFLSRTTAVLVAVFFITSIGLAYYAKSKSSASLFDKSVPAATQPVNQTQQPAVEDIPTVDHAPAPSAHGTVELNSTPNTTADQTEADNQINHEPAQPTEGN, encoded by the coding sequence ATGTTATTAGAATCAGTTATTGTTATTGTTCATTTATTAGTTGCTATAGCTGTTATTGTTTTAGTATTACTACAACATGGTAAAGGTGCTGATATGGGTGCATCTTTTGGTAGTGGTGCTTCAAATACAGTTTTTGGTAGCCAAGGTTCTGCTAATTTTTTAAGTAGAACAACAGCTGTATTAGTGGCTGTTTTCTTTATCACTAGTATTGGTTTAGCTTACTACGCTAAATCTAAGTCTTCAGCTAGTTTGTTTGATAAATCTGTTCCTGCAGCTACTCAGCCAGTTAATCAAACACAGCAACCAGCAGTAGAAGATATTCCAACTGTAGATCATGCGCCTGCACCTAGTGCACATGGGACTGTAGAGTTAAACTCAACGCCTAATACAACAGCAGATCAAACAGAAGCAGATAATCAAATTAATCATGAACCTGCGCAACCTACAGAAGGTAACTAA
- the tpiA gene encoding triose-phosphate isomerase, with protein MRRLLVAGNWKMHGNSASVKALLAGLANLTWQQQADIAVFPPALFIIEAVQSLKDTPIIIGAQDCAIEPQETALTGEIAASQLVDVGCQLVLIGHSERRLLLGDTNSILIKKFKAAQSQKLKPVLCIGETQQERENNQTFAVLTSQLNSIIDVLGIEVLSNAVIAYEPVWAIGTGLTATPEQAQEVHSFIRAHIAKQNDSIAQKIQILYGGSVKANNAEALFAMPDIDGGLIGGASLDADEFGAIYRIAGN; from the coding sequence ATGCGTCGCCTACTAGTAGCAGGTAATTGGAAGATGCATGGTAACAGTGCTAGTGTTAAGGCATTGTTAGCAGGATTAGCAAATCTTACATGGCAACAGCAAGCAGATATTGCTGTGTTTCCTCCAGCACTATTTATTATTGAGGCAGTACAATCACTAAAAGATACACCTATTATCATAGGTGCTCAGGATTGTGCTATTGAGCCACAAGAAACAGCATTAACAGGTGAAATTGCTGCCAGTCAGTTAGTGGATGTGGGATGTCAATTAGTATTAATAGGCCATTCCGAGCGTCGTCTATTATTAGGTGATACAAACTCAATACTTATTAAAAAGTTTAAAGCTGCACAATCGCAGAAATTGAAACCTGTATTATGTATTGGTGAAACACAGCAAGAGCGTGAAAATAATCAAACATTTGCTGTGCTTACTTCACAACTTAATAGTATAATAGACGTTTTAGGTATTGAAGTATTGTCTAATGCTGTTATTGCATATGAGCCAGTTTGGGCTATTGGTACTGGTTTAACAGCAACACCTGAGCAAGCGCAAGAAGTGCATAGTTTTATTAGAGCACATATTGCAAAACAGAATGACTCCATTGCCCAGAAAATACAAATTTTGTATGGTGGAAGTGTTAAGGCGAATAATGCAGAAGCGTTATTTGCAATGCCTGATATTGATGGGGGACTCATTGGTGGTGCCTCTCTTGATGCAGATGAATTTGGTGCGATTTATCGCATAGCAGGAAATTAA
- a CDS encoding NAD(P)H-dependent oxidoreductase — MAKVLVIVAHPAITSSMANSRWLAELRKYPEHFKVHELYQEYPDFQIDVAKEQALIEQHSALVLQFPIYWFSSPPLLKKWIDDVFSYGWAYGGGNKLQAKPIGLAVTTGATVDSYQGKDSLEAMLTPFRATIDYVAGKAITPFVVYGVGYGLTEQGLEQSANDYVQYLNSLLN; from the coding sequence ATGGCAAAAGTACTTGTGATAGTTGCTCATCCAGCAATTACTAGCTCTATGGCAAATAGTCGTTGGTTAGCAGAACTTAGAAAATACCCTGAGCATTTTAAGGTTCACGAACTTTATCAAGAGTATCCAGATTTTCAAATTGATGTAGCGAAAGAGCAAGCATTAATAGAGCAACATAGCGCGTTAGTTTTACAATTTCCTATTTATTGGTTTAGCTCACCACCACTGCTTAAAAAATGGATTGATGATGTGTTTAGTTATGGCTGGGCTTATGGGGGTGGTAATAAATTGCAAGCTAAACCTATAGGGCTTGCTGTAACAACAGGTGCTACAGTAGATAGTTATCAAGGTAAAGATAGTTTAGAAGCGATGCTAACGCCTTTTAGGGCAACAATTGACTATGTTGCTGGCAAAGCAATTACTCCTTTTGTGGTATATGGAGTTGGCTATGGTTTAACTGAACAAGGATTGGAACAGAGTGCCAATGACTATGTGCAGTACCTAAACAGCTTATTAAATTAG
- a CDS encoding (R)-mandelonitrile lyase: MKVIKNGSQASTEGLAEYFTGTVRIDPLFQPEGQARASGAVVTFELGARTAWHTHPIGQILIVTSGLGLIQLWGETIQKIQPGDVVWIPAGEKHWHGASPTTAMTHIAIQEYMDGKTVDWLEQVSNKQYQT, from the coding sequence ATGAAAGTTATAAAAAATGGCTCACAAGCTTCGACAGAGGGGTTAGCTGAATACTTTACTGGCACCGTCCGTATTGATCCACTTTTTCAACCTGAAGGTCAGGCACGTGCTAGTGGCGCTGTAGTCACCTTTGAACTAGGTGCTAGAACAGCATGGCATACTCATCCTATAGGGCAAATCTTAATTGTTACCTCTGGCTTAGGTTTAATTCAACTTTGGGGTGAAACTATTCAAAAAATTCAACCAGGTGATGTAGTTTGGATACCTGCTGGAGAAAAACATTGGCATGGCGCTAGCCCTACTACTGCTATGACCCATATAGCTATTCAAGAATACATGGATGGCAAAACAGTTGATTGGCTAGAACAAGTTAGTAATAAACAATATCAAACATAA
- a CDS encoding (R)-mandelonitrile lyase, with translation MKRWLALVTATTLLIPINSYADLPDNNTSEHKQIIAKQGIQPSLKGSEQYFTGDVHINPLFNLDNPSRSVAYVTFEANARSAWHTHPKGQLLVVTEGAGLTQQWDGTVYEIKQGDVIWCPPNIKHWHGATPNSSMTHLSIVEDINGTNVQWMEKVTDEQYRQ, from the coding sequence ATGAAAAGATGGCTAGCACTAGTTACTGCAACTACCTTATTAATTCCCATTAATAGTTATGCTGATCTACCAGATAACAACACCAGCGAACACAAACAAATTATTGCCAAGCAAGGAATACAACCTTCTTTAAAAGGCTCTGAACAATATTTTACTGGTGATGTACATATTAATCCCTTATTTAATCTAGATAATCCCTCAAGATCTGTCGCCTATGTCACTTTTGAAGCAAATGCTCGCTCTGCGTGGCATACTCATCCAAAGGGGCAACTTCTTGTGGTAACAGAAGGAGCTGGCTTAACTCAACAATGGGATGGTACTGTATATGAAATTAAACAAGGTGATGTTATTTGGTGCCCTCCTAATATTAAACATTGGCACGGAGCAACACCCAACAGCTCCATGACTCATCTTTCTATTGTAGAAGATATCAATGGTACAAATGTGCAATGGATGGAAAAAGTAACTGACGAACAATATAGACAATAA
- the metR gene encoding transcriptional regulator MetR — protein MLEVRHLKSLYALRETDSLVEAAERLHLTQSALSHQFKELEDRLGLQLFVRKSKPVRFSSAGLRLLSLADEVLPQLRSAERDIARLSGGTAGRLHMAIECHSCFQWLMPTIDQFRDAWPEVELDLASGFAFAPLPALARGDLDLVITANPMQLSGIMYVPLFTYEAMLAVANQHPLANKSFIEPIDLKSEVLITYPVEHDKLDIFTQFLDPADIEPLSVRVAEMTVMMVQLVASNRGVCCLPNWALHEYSSRGYVKAKRLGEKGLQATLYAGIREDMFDAPFMQDFLLTAKDTSFSTLEGVSMVKQDN, from the coding sequence ATGTTAGAAGTCCGTCATTTAAAAAGCCTCTATGCTTTACGGGAAACGGATAGTTTAGTAGAAGCAGCAGAGCGTCTACACTTAACGCAATCAGCACTATCCCACCAATTTAAAGAGTTAGAAGATCGCCTTGGTTTACAATTATTTGTTAGAAAATCTAAGCCTGTGCGTTTTAGCAGTGCAGGATTAAGGCTATTATCCTTAGCCGATGAAGTCTTACCTCAATTACGAAGTGCTGAGCGAGATATAGCAAGGCTTTCTGGAGGAACAGCAGGTCGCTTACATATGGCTATTGAGTGCCATAGTTGCTTTCAGTGGCTAATGCCCACCATAGATCAATTCCGTGATGCGTGGCCTGAAGTTGAACTGGATTTGGCTTCAGGGTTTGCTTTTGCTCCTCTGCCTGCACTGGCAAGGGGAGATCTGGATTTAGTGATTACCGCAAATCCAATGCAGTTATCAGGGATTATGTATGTGCCATTGTTTACTTACGAGGCTATGCTAGCAGTAGCTAATCAGCACCCATTGGCCAATAAGTCATTTATCGAACCAATAGATTTAAAAAGTGAGGTATTAATCACTTATCCAGTTGAACACGATAAGTTAGATATCTTTACCCAATTTTTAGATCCTGCTGATATAGAGCCTTTATCAGTAAGAGTCGCTGAAATGACCGTAATGATGGTGCAATTAGTAGCCTCTAATAGAGGGGTATGTTGTTTACCTAATTGGGCTTTACATGAATACAGTAGTCGTGGCTATGTTAAAGCCAAGCGTTTAGGTGAGAAGGGGTTACAGGCAACCCTTTATGCGGGCATAAGAGAAGATATGTTTGATGCACCCTTTATGCAAGACTTTTTACTAACAGCAAAAGATACCTCTTTTTCAACACTAGAAGGGGTCAGCATGGTTAAGCAGGATAATTAA
- a CDS encoding DUF4124 domain-containing protein, with protein sequence MKKLTLVSLLLVVVSTVYAQQLYKWRDGQGKVHYTDNPAEGKQKQASVIEKDQLKQIITIPAQSSTEDIANRRQQEAYMLQQQREVAEQREQMRGQCEKTYNYLQNIKKHPPRMADINNEGKKYFYTDEEIQAYIEKRELEYRQNCSNY encoded by the coding sequence ATGAAAAAGTTAACACTGGTGAGTTTATTGTTAGTAGTCGTTAGTACAGTGTATGCTCAACAACTTTATAAGTGGAGAGATGGTCAAGGTAAAGTACATTACACAGATAATCCAGCCGAAGGTAAACAAAAACAAGCCAGTGTTATTGAAAAAGATCAGCTAAAACAGATAATTACTATTCCTGCACAAAGTTCTACAGAAGATATAGCTAATCGTCGTCAACAAGAAGCTTATATGTTGCAGCAACAAAGAGAGGTGGCTGAACAGCGTGAGCAAATGCGTGGGCAGTGTGAAAAGACATATAATTACTTACAGAATATTAAGAAACATCCACCGAGAATGGCAGACATTAACAATGAAGGTAAAAAGTATTTTTATACTGATGAAGAGATTCAAGCGTATATAGAAAAACGTGAATTAGAATATCGACAAAATTGTAGCAATTATTAA
- a CDS encoding LysR family transcriptional regulator, protein MQHENFNDLLAFLIVAKERSFTRAAAKLRVSQSALSHTIRALETRLNIRLLTRTTRSVSPTEAGEQLLKTLTPHFEAIETQIAALSELRDKPAGTIRINADEHSTNSIICPKLTKLLAEYPDIKVEVTIDNGTIDIVKQQYDAGVRLGELIEKDMIAVPIAPPMRMVVAGSPAYFAKYSIPSVPQDLLEHNCIGIRLVGQGRIYAWEFEKEGHEQKIQVKGQFIFNQTSPRLNAALAGVGLVYGPQEIVQPYVDKGELMLVLEDWCPYFAGYHLYYPNRRHSSPAFKLLVDTLRYRDENNG, encoded by the coding sequence ATGCAACATGAAAATTTCAACGATCTATTGGCTTTTCTAATTGTTGCTAAAGAACGAAGTTTTACCCGAGCAGCTGCAAAATTAAGAGTCTCACAGTCAGCTTTAAGCCACACTATACGGGCATTAGAAACCAGATTAAATATTCGCCTATTAACTCGCACTACACGTAGTGTTTCACCTACCGAAGCAGGCGAGCAACTTTTAAAAACCTTAACTCCTCACTTTGAAGCTATTGAAACCCAAATTGCCGCCTTAAGCGAATTACGGGATAAACCTGCTGGAACTATCCGTATTAATGCTGATGAGCATTCTACTAACTCTATAATTTGCCCTAAGTTAACAAAACTTCTTGCAGAATATCCTGATATCAAAGTTGAAGTGACCATTGATAATGGCACCATAGACATTGTTAAACAACAATATGATGCGGGGGTAAGGCTTGGTGAGCTGATTGAGAAAGATATGATTGCTGTCCCTATTGCTCCACCCATGCGCATGGTTGTAGCAGGCTCACCAGCCTACTTTGCTAAATATTCAATTCCTAGCGTACCTCAAGACTTACTTGAGCATAACTGCATAGGGATACGATTAGTCGGCCAAGGTAGAATATATGCATGGGAATTTGAAAAAGAGGGTCATGAACAAAAAATACAAGTAAAAGGTCAATTTATTTTTAATCAAACCTCACCACGTCTTAATGCAGCGCTAGCGGGAGTAGGATTAGTATATGGTCCACAAGAGATAGTGCAACCCTATGTTGATAAAGGGGAACTAATGCTAGTATTAGAAGACTGGTGTCCCTACTTTGCTGGTTATCACCTCTACTATCCCAATCGTCGCCATTCATCTCCAGCATTTAAATTATTAGTTGATACATTACGTTATAGGGATGAAAATAACGGCTAA
- the galE gene encoding UDP-glucose 4-epimerase GalE, translating into MRSTVLVTGGAGYIGSHTCVLLLEAGYSVVVVDNLSNSNYEAINRVQKITGKTVHFIEGDVRDISVLNKVFAQYKIDAVIHFAGLKSVSESIQKPIEYYDNNINSTLVLCQAMREAQLKNLVFSSSATVYGDPQGKPASEDFAVGGTTNPYGTSKLMLEQILTDIYRADNSWNIALLRYFNPVGAHPSGLIGEDPTGIPNNLMPYIAQVAVGMRPYLNIYGDDYPTHDGTGVRDYIHVMDLAKGHVSALQWLQTKPGIRPINLGTGVGYSVLDMLHAFEKACGKKLDYKIIERRAGDVAICYSDSSLAKQLLNWQTQYSLEDMCKDTWHWQSKNPNGYR; encoded by the coding sequence ATGAGATCAACAGTATTAGTAACTGGGGGCGCAGGTTATATAGGCTCACATACTTGTGTGTTGCTACTAGAAGCAGGTTATTCGGTGGTAGTGGTAGATAATCTTAGTAATAGTAATTATGAAGCAATTAACCGTGTACAAAAAATTACAGGCAAAACTGTTCACTTTATAGAGGGCGATGTTAGAGATATAAGTGTTTTAAATAAAGTGTTTGCACAATATAAGATAGATGCAGTTATTCATTTTGCAGGATTAAAGTCAGTATCTGAGTCCATTCAAAAACCTATTGAATACTATGATAATAATATCAACAGCACGTTAGTATTGTGCCAAGCTATGCGAGAAGCACAGCTAAAAAATTTAGTGTTTAGTTCTTCCGCTACCGTATATGGCGACCCACAAGGTAAACCAGCTTCAGAAGATTTTGCTGTGGGGGGAACCACTAACCCTTATGGCACATCCAAATTAATGTTAGAGCAAATACTAACTGATATCTATCGAGCGGATAATAGTTGGAATATTGCATTATTACGCTATTTTAATCCAGTTGGCGCTCATCCGAGTGGCTTGATTGGTGAAGATCCAACGGGAATTCCTAATAATCTTATGCCTTATATTGCGCAAGTAGCGGTTGGCATGCGACCTTACCTTAATATTTATGGTGACGATTACCCTACCCATGATGGTACAGGAGTAAGGGATTATATTCATGTGATGGATTTAGCTAAAGGTCATGTTAGTGCATTGCAATGGCTACAAACTAAACCTGGGATTAGGCCAATTAATTTAGGAACAGGGGTAGGCTATAGTGTGCTAGATATGTTACATGCTTTTGAAAAGGCTTGTGGCAAAAAATTAGATTATAAAATCATTGAGCGTAGAGCAGGTGATGTAGCTATATGTTATTCTGATTCAAGCCTAGCCAAACAGTTATTAAATTGGCAAACCCAATACAGCCTAGAAGATATGTGTAAGGATACTTGGCATTGGCAATCAAAAAATCCAAATGGCTATCGATAG
- a CDS encoding glycerol dehydrogenase translates to MISTSVFPSRYVQGRGALNLLGEELARFGKKALLLLDPFVDDNFHQQVENACASQVSCTFERFAGECCDEEINRLIDQSKGDIPDVVVGMGGGKTIDTAKYLADSINRPVVIVPTLASTDAPCSGLAVVYTATGEYKRAVIFKENPRLVLVDSHIVAQAPARFLVSGMGDALATWFEAEDCYMSNAANMTGRRGSFTAYNLANFCYETLLEYGVLAVQAVKRQVVTPALERVIEANTLLSGLGFESGGLSGAHAIHNGFTALEPTHHYWHGEKVAFGTLSLLMLTDRSPEIIDEAYSFCEAVGLPTTLADIGLTNVTQEELLKVAQLACAEGETIFNIATEINPQTVLAAICAADEEGRRRKGK, encoded by the coding sequence ATGATTTCTACTTCAGTTTTTCCTTCACGTTATGTACAAGGTAGAGGCGCTCTAAATTTATTAGGTGAAGAGCTAGCAAGGTTTGGTAAAAAAGCACTGCTTTTGTTAGACCCATTTGTAGACGATAATTTTCATCAGCAAGTTGAAAACGCTTGTGCCTCTCAGGTTAGTTGCACATTTGAGCGATTTGCAGGAGAGTGTTGTGATGAAGAGATTAATCGTTTAATAGATCAGTCAAAAGGTGATATTCCTGATGTTGTAGTTGGAATGGGCGGTGGTAAAACTATAGACACCGCCAAATATCTAGCAGACAGTATAAATCGCCCAGTTGTTATTGTTCCTACCTTAGCTTCTACCGATGCCCCTTGTAGTGGTTTAGCTGTGGTTTATACTGCTACAGGTGAATATAAACGTGCTGTAATATTTAAAGAAAACCCTAGGTTAGTACTGGTGGATAGTCATATTGTGGCACAAGCACCTGCTCGTTTCCTTGTTTCTGGTATGGGGGATGCTTTAGCTACTTGGTTTGAAGCAGAAGATTGTTATATGAGTAATGCAGCTAATATGACAGGGCGTAGAGGCTCATTCACTGCTTATAATTTAGCTAATTTTTGTTATGAAACCTTATTAGAATATGGCGTATTAGCCGTACAAGCAGTTAAAAGACAAGTAGTAACGCCTGCTTTAGAAAGAGTAATAGAAGCTAACACCTTGTTATCTGGACTTGGCTTTGAGAGCGGTGGACTATCAGGAGCCCATGCTATCCATAATGGCTTTACCGCCCTTGAGCCTACTCATCACTACTGGCATGGAGAAAAAGTAGCTTTTGGTACATTAAGTTTATTAATGTTAACTGATAGATCGCCAGAGATAATAGATGAAGCGTATTCTTTCTGTGAAGCAGTGGGTCTACCTACTACATTAGCTGATATTGGTTTGACCAATGTCACTCAAGAAGAATTATTAAAGGTAGCGCAATTAGCTTGTGCAGAGGGGGAAACTATCTTTAATATTGCCACTGAAATCAATCCTCAAACTGTATTAGCAGCAATTTGTGCAGCAGATGAGGAAGGAAGACGTCGCAAAGGTAAATAA